A DNA window from Hordeum vulgare subsp. vulgare chromosome 1H, MorexV3_pseudomolecules_assembly, whole genome shotgun sequence contains the following coding sequences:
- the LOC123410200 gene encoding CLAVATA3/ESR (CLE)-related protein 14, with product MARSRDTRLRLRIRLTLLLVALLLLVDMASVSHGRWTPDVDVMAIIGGAPPPAKGYSSKQRTHHVYRRMHTVSKRLVPQGPNPLHN from the coding sequence ATGGCGAGATCACGAGACACCAGGCTCAGGCTCAGGATCAGGCTCAcgctcctcctcgtcgccctTCTCCTGCTGGTGGACATGGCGAGCGTCAGCCATGGCCGATGGACACCAGACGTGGACGTCATGGCCATCATCGGCGGCGCTCCGCCACCGGCGAAGGGATACTCCTCCAAGCAGCGTACACATCATGTTTATCGGCGCATGCACACGGTGTCCAAGAGGTTGGTGCCCCAGGGGCCGAACCCACTGCACAACTGA